Proteins from one Candidatus Hydrogenedentota bacterium genomic window:
- a CDS encoding protein-L-isoaspartate O-methyltransferase, which produces MCFGRTLALPVAMCAILGSVLFSAIGAEDPPAPHPPAPADASAPGETAATSDGPAPAQPEIASTPAMSEWSFEKYSALVEATGRKMTMSQGTFDSVQKRKDSAIARIEKYLAGHFKEANPRVVGAFRALPREYFHYNYEGKYSTAASTYETEAKPWGIGYGSALSDYLGQAYMTQLSNPQPTDVVLEIGTGSGFQSSLLSRLTKEVYTIEIIKPLGEAVADIIAKGGFDNVHQKVGDGYYGWPEVEGGFDIIMVTCAALYVPPALLEQLKPGTGRLIIPVGPAIKGKQILYVYTKDTEGKVRSKRDVGVYFIPMTGAMQEKPKPAAK; this is translated from the coding sequence ATGTGTTTCGGACGGACTCTCGCCCTGCCCGTCGCGATGTGCGCAATTCTCGGATCGGTACTATTCAGCGCGATTGGCGCAGAGGACCCGCCCGCACCGCATCCACCCGCGCCAGCAGACGCTTCTGCGCCTGGCGAGACCGCTGCGACTTCAGACGGTCCGGCCCCAGCGCAACCGGAAATAGCGAGTACGCCGGCGATGTCGGAGTGGTCATTCGAGAAATACAGCGCGCTTGTGGAGGCGACCGGCCGCAAGATGACCATGTCGCAGGGCACGTTCGATTCCGTACAGAAGCGGAAGGATTCCGCCATCGCGCGCATTGAGAAATACCTTGCCGGACATTTCAAGGAGGCAAACCCGCGCGTGGTGGGCGCGTTTCGCGCGCTGCCGCGCGAGTACTTTCACTACAACTACGAGGGTAAATATTCGACCGCGGCGAGCACGTACGAGACCGAAGCGAAGCCGTGGGGAATTGGCTATGGCTCGGCGCTGAGCGATTACCTCGGCCAGGCGTATATGACGCAGTTGAGCAATCCGCAGCCGACGGACGTCGTGCTCGAGATCGGCACGGGCAGCGGGTTCCAAAGTTCGCTGCTGTCGCGTCTCACGAAAGAGGTCTATACGATCGAGATCATCAAGCCGCTGGGCGAGGCCGTTGCGGACATCATCGCGAAAGGCGGGTTCGACAACGTGCACCAGAAAGTCGGCGACGGCTACTACGGGTGGCCGGAAGTCGAAGGCGGGTTCGATATCATTATGGTGACTTGCGCGGCTCTTTACGTGCCGCCGGCGCTGCTCGAACAACTCAAGCCAGGCACTGGACGCCTGATTATTCCCGTCGGTCCCGCGATCAAAGGCAAGCAGATTCTCTACGTTTACACCAAAGACACGGAAGGCAAGGTGCGGTCGAAGCGCGATGTGGGCGTCTACTTCATTCCGATGACCGGCGCCATGCAGGAGAAGCCGAAACCGGCGGCGAAATAA